A genomic stretch from Hemibagrus wyckioides isolate EC202008001 linkage group LG02, SWU_Hwy_1.0, whole genome shotgun sequence includes:
- the pih1d1 gene encoding PIH1 domain-containing protein 1 isoform X3: METDTSLLRAELQEEELYNLLQTVRQTPTDTMPSKSIRPQPGVCVCICSSGVCVKTFSLAEEQKVFVNICQSAEVPPPPLISHDSLVDLLDSDDPTAYKVPMSLGEAHTELDNSSNSCTVYDVVINDEFFQKCQKDPLFQQFVIAVSLEGLENKYKLQLNRDIKILKNRKFMGSVSDQNIRTKSKPVIQEIGSEEIQSTMRRPQVCLVVEPPVGQVEYLIAEVQLPGVASGRSLLLDVGEDRLVLNTRPSLFHLDIFLPFLINQENSGAQYNTDTQVLTVTMPVISS; encoded by the exons atggaaacggaCACGTCACTGCTCCGAGCCGAGCTGCAGGAAGAGGAGCTCTATAACCTGCTGCAG acCGTGAGACAAACTCCGACTGACACCATGCCCTCAAAATCCATCCGACCacagccag gtgtgtgtgtgtgtatctgctcctcaggtgtgtgtgtgaagacatTCTCTCTAGCAGAGGAGCAGAAAGTCTTTGTGAACATCTGTCAGTCAGCTGAAGTCCCGCCCCCTCCACTCATTTCCCATGATTCCCTGGTAGATCTGTTGGACTCAGATGATCCTACAGCATATAAAGTTCCCATGAGTCTCGGTGAGGCTCACACTGAACTGGACAACA GTTCAAACAGCTGCACAGTTTACGATGTTGTCATTAATGACGAGTTTTTCCAGAAATGTCAG AAGGATCCGTTGTTCCAGCAGTTTGTGATTGCAGTGTCACTGGAGGGACTGGAGAATAAATACAAGCTGCAGTTAAAcagag ACATAAAGATTTtgaaaaacaggaagttcatGGGCTCAGTGTCGGACCAGAACATTCGAACGAAAAGCAAGCCGGTCATCCAGGAGATTGGGTCAGA GGAGATTCAGTCCACCATGAGGAG GCCGcaggtgtgtttagttgtgGAGCCCCCTGTTGGTCAGGTGGAGTATTTGATTGCGGAGGTTCAGCTGCCTGGTGTG gcgTCTGGTCGGTCTTTGCTGCTGGATGTAGGAGAGGACAGGTTGGTATTAAACACTCGTCCCTCTCTCTTCCACCTGGACATTTTCCTTCCCTTTCTCATCAATCAGGAGAACAGTGGAGCTCAgtacaacactgacacacag gtcCTGACCGTGACCATGCCGGTGATCTCTTCCTAA
- the pih1d1 gene encoding PIH1 domain-containing protein 1 isoform X2: METDTSLLRAELQEEELYNLLQTVRQTPTDTMPSKSIRPQPGVCVCICSSGVCVKTFSLAEEQKVFVNICQSAEVPPPPLISHDSLVDLLDSDDPTAYKVPMSLGEAHTELDNSSNSCTVYDVVINDEFFQKCQDPLFQQFVIAVSLEGLENKYKLQLNRDIKILKNRKFMGSVSDQNIRTKSKPVIQEIGSEEIQSTMRRPQVCLVVEPPVGQVEYLIAEVQLPGVVSDCSYIHRLNSQSLFLSVSTPACLCLSPPVCLSLPSCLSPLLSLSVFLPVCLSPVLSVCLST, from the exons atggaaacggaCACGTCACTGCTCCGAGCCGAGCTGCAGGAAGAGGAGCTCTATAACCTGCTGCAG acCGTGAGACAAACTCCGACTGACACCATGCCCTCAAAATCCATCCGACCacagccag gtgtgtgtgtgtgtatctgctcctcaggtgtgtgtgtgaagacatTCTCTCTAGCAGAGGAGCAGAAAGTCTTTGTGAACATCTGTCAGTCAGCTGAAGTCCCGCCCCCTCCACTCATTTCCCATGATTCCCTGGTAGATCTGTTGGACTCAGATGATCCTACAGCATATAAAGTTCCCATGAGTCTCGGTGAGGCTCACACTGAACTGGACAACA GTTCAAACAGCTGCACAGTTTACGATGTTGTCATTAATGACGAGTTTTTCCAGAAATGTCAG GATCCGTTGTTCCAGCAGTTTGTGATTGCAGTGTCACTGGAGGGACTGGAGAATAAATACAAGCTGCAGTTAAAcagag ACATAAAGATTTtgaaaaacaggaagttcatGGGCTCAGTGTCGGACCAGAACATTCGAACGAAAAGCAAGCCGGTCATCCAGGAGATTGGGTCAGA GGAGATTCAGTCCACCATGAGGAG GCCGcaggtgtgtttagttgtgGAGCCCCCTGTTGGTCAGGTGGAGTATTTGATTGCGGAGGTTCAGCTGCCTGGTGTGGTGAGTGACTGCAGCTATATACACAGACTGAACTCACagtctctcttcctgtctgtctctactcctgcctgtctctgtctctcccctcctgtctgtttgtctctcccctcctgtctgtctcccctcttgtctctgtctgtctttctgcctgtctgtctctctcctgtcctgtctgtctgtctgtccacctga
- the pih1d1 gene encoding PIH1 domain-containing protein 1 isoform X4 has translation METDTSLLRAELQEEELYNLLQTVRQTPTDTMPSKSIRPQPGVCVKTFSLAEEQKVFVNICQSAEVPPPPLISHDSLVDLLDSDDPTAYKVPMSLGEAHTELDNSSNSCTVYDVVINDEFFQKCQKDPLFQQFVIAVSLEGLENKYKLQLNRDIKILKNRKFMGSVSDQNIRTKSKPVIQEIGSEEIQSTMRRPQVCLVVEPPVGQVEYLIAEVQLPGVVSDCSYIHRLNSQSLFLSVSTPACLCLSPPVCLSLPSCLSPLLSLSVFLPVCLSPVLSVCLST, from the exons atggaaacggaCACGTCACTGCTCCGAGCCGAGCTGCAGGAAGAGGAGCTCTATAACCTGCTGCAG acCGTGAGACAAACTCCGACTGACACCATGCCCTCAAAATCCATCCGACCacagccag gtgtgtgtgtgaagacatTCTCTCTAGCAGAGGAGCAGAAAGTCTTTGTGAACATCTGTCAGTCAGCTGAAGTCCCGCCCCCTCCACTCATTTCCCATGATTCCCTGGTAGATCTGTTGGACTCAGATGATCCTACAGCATATAAAGTTCCCATGAGTCTCGGTGAGGCTCACACTGAACTGGACAACA GTTCAAACAGCTGCACAGTTTACGATGTTGTCATTAATGACGAGTTTTTCCAGAAATGTCAG AAGGATCCGTTGTTCCAGCAGTTTGTGATTGCAGTGTCACTGGAGGGACTGGAGAATAAATACAAGCTGCAGTTAAAcagag ACATAAAGATTTtgaaaaacaggaagttcatGGGCTCAGTGTCGGACCAGAACATTCGAACGAAAAGCAAGCCGGTCATCCAGGAGATTGGGTCAGA GGAGATTCAGTCCACCATGAGGAG GCCGcaggtgtgtttagttgtgGAGCCCCCTGTTGGTCAGGTGGAGTATTTGATTGCGGAGGTTCAGCTGCCTGGTGTGGTGAGTGACTGCAGCTATATACACAGACTGAACTCACagtctctcttcctgtctgtctctactcctgcctgtctctgtctctcccctcctgtctgtttgtctctcccctcctgtctgtctcccctcttgtctctgtctgtctttctgcctgtctgtctctctcctgtcctgtctgtctgtctgtccacctga
- the pih1d1 gene encoding PIH1 domain-containing protein 1 isoform X5 codes for METDTSLLRAELQEEELYNLLQTVRQTPTDTMPSKSIRPQPGVCVKTFSLAEEQKVFVNICQSAEVPPPPLISHDSLVDLLDSDDPTAYKVPMSLGEAHTELDNSSNSCTVYDVVINDEFFQKCQKDPLFQQFVIAVSLEGLENKYKLQLNRDIKILKNRKFMGSVSDQNIRTKSKPVIQEIGSEEIQSTMRRPQVCLVVEPPVGQVEYLIAEVQLPGVASGRSLLLDVGEDRLVLNTRPSLFHLDIFLPFLINQENSGAQYNTDTQVLTVTMPVISS; via the exons atggaaacggaCACGTCACTGCTCCGAGCCGAGCTGCAGGAAGAGGAGCTCTATAACCTGCTGCAG acCGTGAGACAAACTCCGACTGACACCATGCCCTCAAAATCCATCCGACCacagccag gtgtgtgtgtgaagacatTCTCTCTAGCAGAGGAGCAGAAAGTCTTTGTGAACATCTGTCAGTCAGCTGAAGTCCCGCCCCCTCCACTCATTTCCCATGATTCCCTGGTAGATCTGTTGGACTCAGATGATCCTACAGCATATAAAGTTCCCATGAGTCTCGGTGAGGCTCACACTGAACTGGACAACA GTTCAAACAGCTGCACAGTTTACGATGTTGTCATTAATGACGAGTTTTTCCAGAAATGTCAG AAGGATCCGTTGTTCCAGCAGTTTGTGATTGCAGTGTCACTGGAGGGACTGGAGAATAAATACAAGCTGCAGTTAAAcagag ACATAAAGATTTtgaaaaacaggaagttcatGGGCTCAGTGTCGGACCAGAACATTCGAACGAAAAGCAAGCCGGTCATCCAGGAGATTGGGTCAGA GGAGATTCAGTCCACCATGAGGAG GCCGcaggtgtgtttagttgtgGAGCCCCCTGTTGGTCAGGTGGAGTATTTGATTGCGGAGGTTCAGCTGCCTGGTGTG gcgTCTGGTCGGTCTTTGCTGCTGGATGTAGGAGAGGACAGGTTGGTATTAAACACTCGTCCCTCTCTCTTCCACCTGGACATTTTCCTTCCCTTTCTCATCAATCAGGAGAACAGTGGAGCTCAgtacaacactgacacacag gtcCTGACCGTGACCATGCCGGTGATCTCTTCCTAA
- the pih1d1 gene encoding PIH1 domain-containing protein 1 isoform X1, producing the protein METDTSLLRAELQEEELYNLLQTVRQTPTDTMPSKSIRPQPGVCVCICSSGVCVKTFSLAEEQKVFVNICQSAEVPPPPLISHDSLVDLLDSDDPTAYKVPMSLGEAHTELDNSSNSCTVYDVVINDEFFQKCQKDPLFQQFVIAVSLEGLENKYKLQLNRDIKILKNRKFMGSVSDQNIRTKSKPVIQEIGSEEIQSTMRRPQVCLVVEPPVGQVEYLIAEVQLPGVVSDCSYIHRLNSQSLFLSVSTPACLCLSPPVCLSLPSCLSPLLSLSVFLPVCLSPVLSVCLST; encoded by the exons atggaaacggaCACGTCACTGCTCCGAGCCGAGCTGCAGGAAGAGGAGCTCTATAACCTGCTGCAG acCGTGAGACAAACTCCGACTGACACCATGCCCTCAAAATCCATCCGACCacagccag gtgtgtgtgtgtgtatctgctcctcaggtgtgtgtgtgaagacatTCTCTCTAGCAGAGGAGCAGAAAGTCTTTGTGAACATCTGTCAGTCAGCTGAAGTCCCGCCCCCTCCACTCATTTCCCATGATTCCCTGGTAGATCTGTTGGACTCAGATGATCCTACAGCATATAAAGTTCCCATGAGTCTCGGTGAGGCTCACACTGAACTGGACAACA GTTCAAACAGCTGCACAGTTTACGATGTTGTCATTAATGACGAGTTTTTCCAGAAATGTCAG AAGGATCCGTTGTTCCAGCAGTTTGTGATTGCAGTGTCACTGGAGGGACTGGAGAATAAATACAAGCTGCAGTTAAAcagag ACATAAAGATTTtgaaaaacaggaagttcatGGGCTCAGTGTCGGACCAGAACATTCGAACGAAAAGCAAGCCGGTCATCCAGGAGATTGGGTCAGA GGAGATTCAGTCCACCATGAGGAG GCCGcaggtgtgtttagttgtgGAGCCCCCTGTTGGTCAGGTGGAGTATTTGATTGCGGAGGTTCAGCTGCCTGGTGTGGTGAGTGACTGCAGCTATATACACAGACTGAACTCACagtctctcttcctgtctgtctctactcctgcctgtctctgtctctcccctcctgtctgtttgtctctcccctcctgtctgtctcccctcttgtctctgtctgtctttctgcctgtctgtctctctcctgtcctgtctgtctgtctgtccacctga